A window from Mycolicibacterium tokaiense encodes these proteins:
- a CDS encoding DUF4185 domain-containing protein, which yields MNTEVHIGRVGGLAVALGVGLAVVVGAGAAAAETTDTDTTSSSSDNSKNDSDDTSDKDTSKAESRSADSTAKTQKADKAAAAETSRKSYGRTTTRRAAEDHTDAADAADRSSDRTSAKPSARKTDPAEAVRDLVAETVSAPARLVTQALNSVTLRTPQAPRPTTPQQSSLLLGLVTQGTRREAEAAAVEPVARAAVTAPATTRIGWVTGAGGLNDTVKRFGIAGTDIGVMWDNGITKDNPATAIKEQRQVLMAFGDTFSQPRMTGIWRNNVLLRSADNVLSNGLYVPNGIIHDPGAYSGSPMTNPNFSREIIGKYGYAVGPEVTIIPTAGIAVPGAGANGATRQYVNFMSVRSWDTPGRWTTNYSGIIWSDDNGQNWTVVPASSIRPAASGRSTRPFINGNQNFQQGAYVKPPAGSADSTAGWVYSYGTPAGRGGTVYLSRVNDKQILDQTKYEYWNGSSWVKNNPAAAKPILPGTTTTSFFGLVKNTTYPSAGEMSVQYNPYLKKYVMLYTDGSNNVVMRTSSTPQGTWSTAKTLVTSSQYPGLYAPMIHPWSGSSLLKKADGSVEDPQMLYWNLSQWNEYNVALMRTDLTRV from the coding sequence ATGAATACAGAGGTACACATCGGTCGGGTGGGCGGTCTGGCGGTCGCACTCGGGGTGGGTCTGGCCGTGGTCGTCGGCGCCGGCGCTGCCGCCGCGGAGACGACCGACACAGACACCACGTCCAGTTCGTCCGACAACTCGAAGAACGACTCCGACGACACCTCGGACAAGGACACCTCCAAAGCCGAGTCACGCAGCGCGGACAGCACAGCGAAAACCCAGAAGGCCGACAAGGCCGCAGCCGCCGAGACATCTCGGAAGTCCTACGGCCGCACCACCACTCGTCGTGCGGCCGAGGACCACACTGATGCTGCTGACGCCGCCGACCGATCCAGCGACAGAACCTCTGCCAAGCCCAGTGCCAGAAAGACGGATCCGGCCGAGGCGGTCCGTGACCTGGTGGCCGAGACCGTCTCCGCACCCGCACGCCTGGTGACCCAGGCGCTGAACAGCGTCACCCTGCGCACGCCGCAGGCGCCTCGCCCGACGACGCCGCAGCAGTCCTCGCTGTTGCTGGGGCTGGTCACTCAGGGCACGCGGCGCGAGGCCGAGGCCGCAGCCGTGGAGCCCGTGGCGCGAGCCGCGGTCACCGCCCCGGCCACCACCCGCATCGGCTGGGTCACCGGCGCCGGCGGCCTCAACGACACGGTCAAGCGGTTCGGCATCGCCGGCACCGACATCGGCGTCATGTGGGACAACGGCATCACCAAGGACAACCCCGCCACCGCCATCAAGGAGCAGCGCCAGGTTCTGATGGCCTTCGGCGACACGTTCTCCCAGCCGCGGATGACGGGCATCTGGCGCAACAACGTGCTCCTGCGCAGCGCCGACAACGTGCTGTCGAACGGGCTCTATGTGCCCAACGGGATCATCCACGACCCCGGCGCCTACAGCGGCTCCCCGATGACCAACCCCAATTTCTCCCGCGAGATCATCGGCAAGTACGGCTACGCCGTCGGCCCCGAGGTCACCATCATCCCGACGGCGGGCATCGCGGTGCCCGGTGCCGGCGCCAACGGCGCCACCCGGCAGTACGTCAACTTCATGTCGGTGCGGTCGTGGGACACACCGGGACGGTGGACCACGAACTACTCGGGCATCATCTGGTCCGACGACAACGGCCAGAACTGGACGGTGGTGCCCGCCTCCAGCATCCGCCCCGCCGCCTCCGGACGCTCCACCCGTCCGTTCATCAACGGCAATCAGAACTTCCAACAGGGCGCCTACGTCAAACCGCCGGCGGGCTCGGCCGACTCGACGGCCGGCTGGGTCTATTCCTACGGCACGCCCGCCGGCCGCGGCGGCACCGTCTACCTGTCGCGTGTCAACGACAAGCAGATCCTCGACCAGACCAAATACGAATACTGGAACGGCAGCAGCTGGGTGAAGAACAACCCGGCGGCCGCCAAACCGATCCTGCCCGGAACCACCACCACCAGCTTCTTCGGCCTGGTCAAGAACACCACCTATCCGTCGGCGGGGGAGATGTCGGTGCAGTACAACCCGTACTTGAAGAAGTACGTGATGCTCTACACCGATGGGTCCAACAATGTGGTGATGCGGACGTCGTCCACGCCGCAGGGCACCTGGTCCACAGCCAAGACGCTGGTCACATCGTCGCAGTACCCGGGTCTGTACGCCCCGATGATCCACCCGTGGTCGGGATCGTCGCTGCTGAAAAAGGCGGACGGATCGGTGGAGGACCCCCAGATGCTGTACTGGAATCTGTCGCAGTGGAACGAGTACAACGTGGCGTTGATGCGCACCGATCTGACCCGGGTGTAG
- a CDS encoding TetR/AcrR family transcriptional regulator, whose translation MPPARLSKELLVETAVAILDADGADALTFRALAARLSTGSGAIYWHVTNKNDLLAAATQDVIGRTLGAVHAAGDPRDTVRAIASAVFDAIDAHPWVGAQLAQEPWQPAMVQIFERVGRQIQAMGVAEESQFNSAAALIGFILGLAAQYASALRLRAPEPDRSTFLKTVAAQWTSNDPLDYPFVHQIAGRFPDHDDREQFLAGVDLILRGIAG comes from the coding sequence ATGCCACCGGCGCGACTGTCCAAGGAACTGTTGGTCGAGACTGCCGTCGCCATCCTCGATGCCGACGGCGCCGACGCCCTGACCTTCCGCGCGCTCGCGGCCCGCCTGTCGACCGGCAGCGGGGCCATCTACTGGCACGTGACGAACAAGAACGACCTGTTGGCCGCCGCGACCCAGGACGTGATCGGCCGTACGCTCGGGGCCGTGCACGCCGCGGGGGATCCCCGTGACACCGTCCGCGCCATCGCCTCCGCGGTCTTCGACGCCATCGACGCCCACCCCTGGGTGGGTGCACAATTGGCGCAGGAACCGTGGCAGCCGGCCATGGTGCAGATCTTCGAGCGGGTGGGCCGCCAGATCCAGGCGATGGGTGTCGCGGAGGAATCCCAATTCAACAGCGCCGCAGCGCTCATCGGGTTCATCCTCGGGCTTGCCGCCCAGTACGCCTCCGCGCTCCGCTTGCGCGCGCCGGAACCGGATCGCTCCACGTTTCTGAAAACCGTTGCCGCGCAATGGACCAGCAACGATCCGCTGGATTATCCCTTCGTGCACCAGATCGCCGGTCGGTTTCCGGACCACGATGATCGCGAGCAGTTCCTCGCCGGTGTCGATCTGATCCTGCGCGGCATCGCCGGGTAG
- a CDS encoding serine hydrolase domain-containing protein has translation MNPCLRVLAVAMMLALAPVAAAEPTPLHTIDPARLQTAVADAAAGLLVPGALVLVRTPQGSFTAAVGTTDLGTSQPPTPQTHFRIASNTKTMTAALVVLLAQQGALTLDDPVSRYVPGVPGGDDITVAQLLTMRGGLYGYTDAPELAAALDADPSRTYTPAEVLAMAFARPPRFAPGAEFDYSNTNYALLGLVAERVTGTPLAVLFQERLLKPHGLTQTLLPAGDELPAPYSHGYMYGGTSYALVDAEYPPEVQAGARAGTLQPTDYTFQNPSYATAAGGAVSTADDLARWMQELMSGNVFDPQWHRRWLDSLVAEDPGEPEGQKYGYGISYQRFGPQAAMYYHGGELPGFNSFMGHDPDNDVTLVIWTNLTVAPDGRTTANALLPVVLREIYRELDF, from the coding sequence ATGAACCCCTGCCTGCGGGTACTTGCCGTGGCGATGATGCTCGCACTCGCCCCGGTGGCCGCAGCAGAGCCGACGCCCCTGCACACCATCGACCCGGCCCGACTGCAGACCGCCGTCGCCGACGCCGCGGCCGGACTCCTGGTCCCCGGCGCACTGGTGCTGGTCCGGACGCCGCAGGGCTCGTTCACCGCCGCCGTCGGCACCACCGACTTGGGCACCTCGCAGCCGCCGACGCCGCAAACGCACTTCCGCATCGCCTCCAACACCAAGACAATGACCGCGGCGTTGGTCGTGCTGCTGGCCCAGCAGGGCGCATTGACGCTCGACGATCCGGTGTCGAGGTACGTGCCGGGGGTCCCCGGGGGCGACGACATCACGGTGGCGCAGCTGCTGACCATGCGCGGCGGGCTGTACGGCTACACCGACGCGCCCGAACTGGCAGCGGCGCTGGACGCCGACCCCTCGCGCACATACACCCCGGCCGAGGTGCTGGCGATGGCGTTCGCCCGACCACCACGCTTTGCCCCCGGAGCCGAGTTCGACTACAGCAACACCAATTACGCCCTACTGGGCCTGGTGGCGGAGAGGGTGACCGGCACGCCGTTGGCGGTGCTGTTCCAGGAGCGCCTGCTGAAGCCACACGGCCTGACGCAGACCCTGCTACCCGCCGGGGACGAACTGCCTGCACCGTATTCACACGGTTACATGTACGGAGGGACCTCGTACGCCCTGGTCGATGCGGAGTACCCACCCGAGGTGCAGGCCGGCGCTCGGGCAGGCACCCTGCAGCCGACGGACTACACCTTCCAGAATCCCAGTTACGCCACTGCGGCCGGAGGTGCGGTGTCGACAGCGGACGACCTGGCACGCTGGATGCAGGAACTGATGTCGGGCAACGTCTTCGACCCGCAATGGCACCGACGATGGCTGGACAGCTTGGTGGCCGAGGACCCCGGCGAACCGGAGGGGCAGAAGTACGGCTACGGCATCTCGTACCAGAGATTCGGACCACAGGCCGCGATGTACTACCACGGCGGTGAGCTTCCGGGCTTCAACTCGTTCATGGGCCACGATCCGGACAACGACGTGACCCTGGTGATCTGGACGAACCTGACGGTGGCGCCGGACGGCAGGACCACGGCCAACGCGTTGCTGCCGGTGGTGCTGCGGGAGATCTACCGCGAGTTGGACTTCTAG
- a CDS encoding TldD/PmbA family protein, whose amino-acid sequence MIPAPLVVEIALAAADQGSGSDETIVLVTDTTDASLRWAGNSMTTNGVSISRSTTVISIVRHGDKAHVGSVQSSDVDPDTIAVLVTAAQLAARSAPEARDGFPLLVDTSTPEDWDHPGPGTGAEVFGAVAGSLAPAFAGADQLYGFAHHVVETTWLATSTGVRRRFTQPTGTVEINAKRAGASAWAGVSTPWFVDVPTDALLQELDRRLGWASRTVELPAGRYETLMPPSTVADMMIYLGWTMDGRGAQEGRSALSAPGGGTRVGEKLTDLPLTLYSDPVEPGQECAPFVSVGTSSERQSVFDNGLVIPRVDWIRDGVINALAYPRAAAAEFDAPVAIPATNMMMTGGSADLADMVASTERGLLLTTFWYMREVDPATLLLTGLTRDGVYLVEDGEVTAAVNNFRFNESPLDLLRRATEAGVAEPTLPREWGDWATRATMPALRIPDFHMSSVSQAQ is encoded by the coding sequence ATGATTCCCGCACCGCTTGTCGTCGAGATCGCTCTGGCCGCCGCCGACCAGGGCAGCGGCTCCGACGAGACCATCGTCCTGGTCACCGACACCACCGACGCCTCACTGCGCTGGGCGGGCAATTCCATGACCACCAACGGGGTGTCGATCAGCCGCAGCACCACCGTCATCTCCATCGTGCGTCACGGTGACAAAGCCCATGTCGGATCGGTGCAGTCTTCCGACGTGGACCCGGACACCATCGCGGTCCTGGTCACCGCCGCTCAACTGGCGGCGCGGTCGGCACCCGAAGCCCGCGACGGCTTTCCGCTGTTGGTTGACACCAGCACGCCCGAGGATTGGGACCATCCCGGCCCCGGCACCGGTGCCGAGGTGTTCGGCGCGGTGGCCGGCTCGCTGGCCCCGGCCTTCGCCGGCGCCGACCAGCTCTACGGATTCGCCCACCATGTCGTGGAGACCACCTGGCTGGCCACCTCCACCGGGGTGCGGCGGCGCTTCACCCAGCCCACGGGCACCGTGGAGATCAACGCCAAACGCGCAGGGGCCAGCGCGTGGGCCGGGGTCAGCACTCCCTGGTTCGTCGACGTGCCCACCGATGCACTGCTCCAGGAGCTCGACCGCAGGCTCGGATGGGCTTCTCGCACAGTCGAATTGCCCGCCGGGCGGTACGAGACCCTGATGCCTCCCTCTACGGTGGCCGACATGATGATCTACCTCGGCTGGACCATGGACGGCCGCGGTGCCCAGGAAGGCCGCAGCGCGCTGTCCGCGCCCGGCGGCGGGACCCGAGTGGGGGAGAAGCTCACCGACCTGCCGCTGACGCTGTACTCCGATCCCGTCGAGCCCGGCCAGGAGTGTGCTCCCTTCGTGTCCGTGGGGACGTCCTCGGAGCGTCAGTCGGTGTTCGACAACGGTCTGGTGATCCCCCGGGTGGACTGGATCCGCGACGGGGTGATCAACGCGCTGGCCTACCCACGGGCGGCCGCCGCGGAATTTGATGCACCCGTTGCGATTCCGGCCACCAACATGATGATGACCGGCGGCAGCGCCGACCTTGCGGACATGGTGGCGTCCACCGAGCGCGGTCTGCTGCTCACCACCTTCTGGTACATGCGCGAGGTGGACCCCGCCACGCTGCTGCTCACCGGCCTGACCCGCGACGGCGTGTACCTGGTCGAGGACGGTGAGGTCACGGCCGCGGTGAACAACTTCCGGTTCAACGAGAGCCCGCTGGACCTGCTGCGCCGCGCCACCGAGGCCGGCGTCGCCGAGCCGACCTTGCCGCGTGAGTGGGGCGACTGGGCCACGCGCGCCACCATGCCGGCGCTGCGCATTCCGGACTTTCACATGTCGTCGGTGAGCCAAGCCCAATAA
- a CDS encoding FAD-dependent oxidoreductase: MTPSVTIVGAGLGGLLLARVLHVRGIPAVVYDADPRAGSRTQGGQLDIHEHDGQAALAVAGLTAQFRTIVHQGGEATRVLEPDGTVLLDRPDDGTGTRPEVLRGDLRQILLDALPEGAVQWNRKVIEVHPLGDGTHRLMFADGPAVDTRLLVGADGAWSKVRSLVSPATPAYTGAVFVETYLHDVDVRHPEPAAAVGQGAMYALTPGKGIVAHREAGAVVHTYVMLQRPAGWADNIDRARLAAEFDGWAPQLRALIADSDTVPVPRPIYALPDTHRWQRVPGVTLLGDAAHLMPPSGDGANLAMFDGARLADAIATHPHDVESALAAFEDEMFTRSASVAVGARETMTICLGSGSPHGLLQLLAG; this comes from the coding sequence ATGACACCATCCGTGACCATCGTCGGCGCCGGCCTGGGCGGCCTGTTGCTGGCGCGGGTTCTCCATGTGCGCGGAATTCCGGCCGTCGTCTACGACGCAGACCCCCGCGCGGGATCCCGCACCCAGGGCGGCCAACTCGACATCCACGAACACGACGGACAGGCTGCGCTGGCGGTGGCGGGGCTCACCGCTCAGTTCCGCACCATCGTGCACCAGGGCGGCGAAGCCACCCGGGTCCTGGAGCCTGACGGCACCGTCCTGCTCGACCGACCCGATGACGGCACCGGGACGCGCCCCGAGGTGCTGCGCGGCGATCTTCGGCAGATCCTGCTCGACGCCCTGCCCGAGGGCGCTGTGCAGTGGAACCGCAAGGTCATCGAAGTGCACCCGCTCGGCGACGGAACGCACCGGCTGATGTTCGCCGACGGGCCGGCCGTCGACACGCGTCTGCTCGTGGGGGCCGACGGCGCGTGGTCGAAGGTCCGGTCACTGGTCTCACCTGCGACGCCCGCCTACACCGGCGCGGTGTTCGTCGAGACGTACCTCCACGACGTCGACGTCCGGCACCCGGAACCGGCCGCGGCGGTGGGCCAGGGCGCCATGTATGCCCTGACGCCGGGAAAGGGCATCGTCGCGCACCGGGAGGCAGGCGCGGTGGTACACACCTACGTGATGCTGCAACGGCCAGCCGGGTGGGCCGACAACATCGACCGCGCTCGCCTCGCCGCCGAATTCGACGGATGGGCACCACAATTGAGAGCTCTGATCGCTGACAGCGACACCGTTCCCGTGCCGCGCCCCATCTACGCGCTTCCCGACACGCACCGCTGGCAGCGTGTGCCCGGGGTGACCCTCCTCGGCGACGCAGCGCATCTGATGCCACCGTCAGGCGACGGCGCGAACCTCGCAATGTTCGACGGTGCGCGGCTGGCCGACGCAATCGCCACACACCCCCACGACGTCGAATCGGCGTTGGCCGCCTTCGAAGACGAGATGTTCACCCGCAGTGCGTCCGTCGCGGTCGGCGCCCGCGAGACGATGACGATATGCCTGGGCAGCGGCTCACCGCACGGCCTGCTGCAGCTGCTGGCCGGATAG
- a CDS encoding TldD/PmbA family protein, with amino-acid sequence MTARPVDPDFLDLPRQALADAALAAAVSAGASYADLRIHRITSEYIQLRDAELESAVESREVGLAVRVIVNGTWGFASHAELTADVAAETARRAVSVATVLEPLNAEQVDLAAEPVYADATWVSDYLIDPFEVPTPDKITLLGEYAGRLLAADGVDHVSAGMNAVKEQTFYADTFGSSITQQRVRVMPMLEAVAVDAAAGSFESMGTLSPPYGRGWEVLAGDDVWNWSQELAELPGLLTEKVKAPSVVAGPTDLVIDPSNLWLTIHESIGHATEYDRAIGYEAAYAGTSFATPDKLGTMRYGSPVMHVTADRTVPHGLASIGYDDEGVQAQSWDLVRDGIFVGYQLDRVFAPRLGQSRSNGCSYADSPHHVPIQRMANVSLQPAAEDISTQDLISRVSDGIFIVGDKSWSIDMQRYNFQFTGQRFYRIRDGRLDGQLRDVAYQATTTDFWNSMEAVGGPSTWVLGGAFNCGKAQPGQVAAVSHGCPSALFRGVNVLNTRIEGGH; translated from the coding sequence GTGACTGCCCGCCCGGTCGACCCCGACTTCCTTGACCTGCCCCGCCAAGCTCTCGCCGACGCCGCGCTGGCCGCGGCCGTCTCCGCCGGCGCCAGCTACGCCGACCTGCGCATCCATCGCATCACCAGCGAGTACATCCAGCTGCGCGACGCCGAGCTGGAGAGCGCGGTGGAGTCCCGGGAGGTCGGGCTCGCGGTGCGGGTGATCGTCAACGGCACCTGGGGCTTCGCCTCCCACGCCGAGCTGACTGCCGACGTCGCCGCCGAGACGGCGCGCCGTGCGGTGTCCGTGGCCACCGTGCTCGAGCCGCTGAACGCCGAGCAGGTCGATCTGGCCGCCGAGCCCGTGTACGCCGACGCCACCTGGGTGTCGGACTACCTGATCGACCCGTTCGAGGTGCCGACGCCGGACAAGATCACCCTTCTGGGGGAGTACGCCGGCCGGCTGCTGGCCGCCGACGGGGTGGACCACGTTTCGGCCGGGATGAACGCGGTCAAGGAGCAGACGTTCTACGCCGACACCTTCGGGTCCTCGATCACCCAGCAGCGCGTGCGGGTGATGCCGATGCTCGAGGCGGTGGCTGTCGATGCCGCTGCTGGGTCCTTCGAGTCGATGGGGACGCTGTCCCCGCCGTACGGTCGGGGCTGGGAGGTGCTGGCCGGTGACGACGTGTGGAACTGGTCGCAGGAACTGGCCGAGCTGCCGGGTCTGCTGACCGAGAAGGTCAAGGCGCCCTCGGTGGTTGCGGGCCCCACCGACCTGGTGATCGATCCGTCCAACCTGTGGTTGACCATTCACGAATCCATCGGTCACGCAACCGAATACGACCGGGCCATCGGGTACGAAGCGGCCTACGCCGGGACGTCGTTCGCCACGCCGGACAAGCTGGGCACCATGCGCTACGGCTCCCCGGTGATGCACGTGACCGCCGACCGCACCGTGCCCCACGGACTGGCCAGCATCGGCTACGACGACGAAGGGGTGCAGGCGCAGAGCTGGGATCTGGTGCGCGACGGGATCTTCGTCGGTTACCAGCTGGACCGCGTGTTCGCCCCGCGCCTGGGCCAATCGCGGTCCAACGGCTGCTCGTACGCCGACTCGCCGCACCACGTCCCGATTCAGCGGATGGCCAACGTGTCGCTGCAGCCCGCGGCCGAGGACATCTCGACGCAGGATCTGATCTCCCGGGTGTCTGACGGCATCTTCATCGTCGGCGACAAGAGTTGGTCGATCGACATGCAGCGCTACAACTTCCAGTTCACCGGGCAGAGGTTCTACCGCATCCGCGACGGCCGCCTGGACGGGCAGTTGCGTGATGTCGCGTACCAGGCCACCACCACCGACTTCTGGAATTCGATGGAGGCCGTCGGCGGCCCGAGCACCTGGGTGCTGGGCGGCGCCTTCAACTGCGGCAAGGCTCAGCCCGGTCAGGTGGCCGCGGTCAGCCACGGGTGCCCGTCGGCGTTGTTCCGCGGCGTCAACGTGCTCAACACTCGCATCGAAGGGGGCCACTGA
- a CDS encoding TIGR03885 family FMN-dependent LLM class oxidoreductase: protein MTVIGFHCSHEQIDPRQLLRDVQHAEQAGFTAGMSSDHFSPWSERQNESGFAWSFLGAALATTDLPFGVVNAPGQRYHPAIIAQSIATLAQMFPGRFWAALGSGEASNERINGEVWPRKEVRDQRLLECVDVIRRLLRGEEVSHDGLIHVNRAKLWTLPEQVPDLVGPAVSVETAARHASWADALITVNQPADTLRRVLGAYRDAGGRGPARLQIHLSWAPTEDEALAIAHDQWRNNVVGPPVSWDIETVEAFDTIGETVTPDQMHKSVRISSDLGRHAAWLHEYLEQGWDELYLHFVGQQQSAYIDAFGEHVLPQLSPAAPAVPA, encoded by the coding sequence ATGACGGTCATCGGGTTCCACTGCTCGCACGAACAGATCGATCCGCGCCAACTGCTGCGCGACGTCCAGCACGCCGAACAGGCCGGCTTCACCGCGGGGATGTCGAGTGACCACTTCAGCCCCTGGAGTGAACGGCAGAACGAATCGGGGTTCGCCTGGTCGTTTCTCGGCGCCGCCCTGGCCACCACCGACCTGCCGTTCGGTGTGGTGAACGCACCGGGGCAGCGCTATCACCCGGCCATCATCGCCCAGTCCATCGCGACGCTGGCGCAGATGTTCCCGGGTCGGTTCTGGGCGGCACTGGGATCCGGTGAGGCCTCCAACGAACGCATCAACGGCGAGGTGTGGCCGCGCAAAGAAGTTCGCGACCAGCGCCTGCTCGAATGCGTCGACGTCATCCGCCGTCTGCTGCGCGGCGAGGAGGTCAGCCATGACGGTCTCATCCACGTCAACCGCGCCAAGCTCTGGACCCTCCCCGAGCAGGTCCCTGATCTGGTCGGGCCGGCGGTGTCGGTGGAAACCGCGGCCCGGCACGCATCCTGGGCCGACGCGTTGATCACCGTCAACCAACCGGCCGACACACTGCGCCGTGTGCTCGGCGCCTATCGCGACGCCGGCGGCCGCGGGCCGGCACGGTTGCAGATCCACCTGAGCTGGGCTCCCACCGAGGACGAAGCGCTGGCGATCGCGCACGATCAGTGGCGCAACAACGTGGTCGGACCGCCGGTGTCCTGGGACATCGAGACAGTCGAGGCGTTCGACACCATCGGTGAAACCGTCACCCCGGACCAGATGCACAAGTCGGTGCGCATCTCCAGCGACCTGGGCCGGCACGCCGCCTGGCTGCACGAGTATCTCGAACAGGGTTGGGACGAGCTGTATCTGCACTTCGTGGGGCAACAGCAGAGCGCCTACATCGATGCCTTCGGTGAGCACGTGTTACCGCAGCTGTCCCCGGCGGCGCCGGCGGTGCCCGCATGA